One Mycolicibacterium fortuitum subsp. fortuitum genomic window carries:
- a CDS encoding DMT family transporter — protein MLIQSSATRNRTSALSHAGLWWGLLGVTAFSFTIVFTKVATGGLSPLFIGAGRAVVAAAIAVAALALTRQTLPRGRQWARLAVVAAGVVAGFPLLTSYALTVVPASHGAIVVALLPAATAVCAVLRGHERPPAAFWVLATAGALAAVAFAMVHGSGLGHLSWPDLLLFGAVIAAAVGYAEGGLLARELGAWQTVSWALVVSAPVMLALTTLTVVQQPPHATPLQWAAFAYLAAVSMYLGFFAWYRGLAIGPMTQVSQVQLIQPVLTLGWAALLLHERLTWSTVLGGAVVIACAASAVRVRLR, from the coding sequence ATGTTGATACAGAGTAGCGCTACTCGGAATCGTACGTCGGCGCTATCCCACGCGGGATTGTGGTGGGGCCTATTGGGCGTGACGGCCTTCTCGTTCACCATCGTGTTCACCAAAGTCGCCACCGGCGGGCTGTCGCCGCTGTTCATCGGGGCCGGGCGGGCTGTCGTGGCCGCTGCGATCGCGGTGGCGGCCCTAGCCCTGACCCGACAGACGCTGCCACGAGGTCGCCAGTGGGCGCGGCTGGCCGTGGTGGCAGCCGGCGTGGTGGCCGGGTTCCCGCTACTGACCTCCTATGCGCTGACGGTGGTTCCGGCCAGCCATGGCGCCATCGTGGTCGCACTGCTTCCGGCGGCTACCGCGGTGTGCGCGGTACTGCGCGGCCACGAACGCCCGCCTGCGGCGTTCTGGGTGCTGGCCACCGCCGGAGCACTGGCGGCTGTGGCGTTCGCCATGGTGCACGGCAGCGGGCTCGGCCACCTGAGCTGGCCCGATCTGCTGCTGTTCGGGGCCGTGATCGCCGCCGCAGTCGGATACGCCGAAGGCGGTTTGCTCGCAAGGGAACTCGGCGCCTGGCAGACCGTGTCGTGGGCCCTGGTGGTCTCGGCACCGGTGATGCTGGCCTTGACGACGCTGACCGTCGTTCAGCAACCACCGCATGCGACACCACTGCAATGGGCGGCGTTCGCCTACCTGGCCGCGGTCAGTATGTATCTGGGTTTCTTCGCCTGGTACCGCGGGCTGGCCATCGGACCCATGACGCAGGTCAGCCAGGTGCAGCTGATCCAACCCGTACTCACCCTGGGCTGGGCTGCCCTGTTGCTGCACGAGCGACTGACCTGGTCCACGGTCCTCGGCGGCGCCGTGGTGATCGCATGTGCGGCGTCGGCCGTCCGCGTCCGATTGCGGTGA
- a CDS encoding PLP-dependent aminotransferase family protein, with the protein MDNDSTERIVSGLRKWITTAPPGAQLPPNRALVAEYAASPVTVAKAMRTLRSQGLVESRPGVGTFVRAVRSARLPDYGWQTAALGSPQARIPALSTPLRSVAPDLIALHSGYPIHELLPQRLVRTALTRAARGDAALSPAPAAGRPDLQAWFAQELAEAFDAGVTAPTAREVIVLPGSQSGLSSIFRALVGFGQPMLIESPSYWGAILAAAQCGVRLVPVPSGPRGPEPEELSRAFAESGARVFYAQPNFANPTGVQWDAELTGQVLEVVRRHGAFLIEDDWARDFGIDSTSRPVAASDDAGHVIYLRSLTKSVSPSIRVAAMVARGPARERILADRGAESMYVSGLLQAAALDVVTQPAWRTHLRDVGRQLRARRDQLIAALAEHAPGAQLDQVPRGGLHLWLRLPDAIDLPRLVRECEAESVLVAAGNEWFPAEPSGPYLRLNYSGPDPQRFDEAARVIGGALARQSG; encoded by the coding sequence ATGGATAACGATAGCACCGAGCGCATCGTGTCCGGCTTGCGGAAATGGATCACCACCGCGCCGCCGGGCGCGCAGCTACCGCCCAATCGCGCGTTGGTGGCCGAATACGCGGCCAGCCCGGTGACCGTGGCGAAGGCCATGCGCACGCTGCGCAGCCAGGGCCTGGTCGAGAGCAGGCCAGGGGTCGGGACGTTCGTCCGTGCGGTGCGCAGCGCGCGCCTGCCCGACTACGGTTGGCAGACCGCCGCGCTGGGGTCTCCGCAAGCGCGGATACCGGCGCTGTCGACTCCGCTGCGCAGCGTCGCACCCGACCTGATCGCGTTGCACTCCGGCTATCCCATCCACGAACTTCTCCCTCAGCGTCTGGTCCGCACGGCGCTCACGCGGGCCGCCCGCGGTGACGCGGCGCTAAGCCCCGCACCCGCAGCGGGCCGGCCCGATCTTCAAGCTTGGTTCGCCCAGGAACTGGCCGAGGCGTTCGATGCGGGTGTGACCGCGCCGACAGCCCGCGAGGTGATCGTGTTGCCCGGGAGTCAGAGCGGCCTGAGTTCGATCTTTCGTGCCCTGGTCGGGTTCGGGCAGCCGATGCTCATCGAGTCGCCCAGCTACTGGGGAGCCATCCTCGCCGCGGCCCAGTGTGGCGTGCGATTGGTACCTGTGCCCAGCGGGCCGAGAGGCCCTGAACCCGAGGAACTTTCACGCGCATTCGCCGAAAGTGGGGCGAGGGTGTTCTATGCTCAGCCGAATTTCGCCAATCCGACTGGCGTCCAATGGGATGCCGAGCTCACCGGCCAGGTGCTGGAAGTGGTGCGTCGTCACGGAGCTTTCCTGATCGAGGACGACTGGGCGCGTGATTTCGGCATCGACAGCACGTCGCGACCGGTGGCGGCATCCGATGACGCCGGACACGTCATCTATCTGAGGTCGCTGACCAAGAGCGTGTCGCCGTCGATCCGGGTGGCCGCGATGGTGGCCAGAGGTCCGGCGCGCGAACGGATTCTGGCTGACCGCGGCGCGGAGTCGATGTACGTCAGCGGGTTGTTGCAGGCTGCCGCGCTGGATGTGGTGACGCAACCGGCGTGGCGGACACACCTGCGTGACGTGGGCCGGCAACTGCGGGCTCGACGCGACCAGTTGATCGCTGCGCTGGCCGAGCACGCACCCGGCGCACAGCTGGACCAGGTGCCGCGCGGCGGCCTGCACCTGTGGCTCCGCCTGCCCGACGCGATCGACCTGCCGCGCCTGGTTCGTGAGTGCGAGGCCGAGTCGGTGCTGGTCGCCGCGGGTAATGAGTGGTTTCCGGCCGAGCCGTCCGGGCCCTACCTGCGGCTCAACTATTCCGGGCCCGACCCCCAGCGTTTTGACGAGGCGGCCCGGGTCATCGGCGGCGCGCTGGCGCGTCAATCGGGCTGA